In the Variovorax sp. S12S4 genome, one interval contains:
- a CDS encoding Mur ligase yields the protein MDLLNRARQVLAAADGTLPGAAATPEAGCVAFVALGDGASRARVTAGRGATAEEAWQQAGDAALALVRRIGLEPCRMRVEIVDEVEPMTWGALKERLSRTKRNYFNRGVSFDAKFEVALLAPEINGSAIFYNGTVEHAEPNPGNLRLHGQRRFARDIDFPSDDGAPVWCFTTRGAYVDAEGAWPLTAKGQAAGYRTLPEWNASQVRRLVDTASDYLAAQVKPSGEFYYGWFPCFDRPIPTYNTLRHASSTYALLEAWELTRSDTQKAAIDRSLAFLKSRLIRQVDLPDGTRAAYLLDVGNEIKLGGNAVCLLALVKYTELTGDAQYQPLMEQLALGIRAMQDPASGRFVHVLNHPGLDVKDEFRVIYYDGEAAFGLMRLYGLTRDERWLAVVEKAFEHFIAAEHWRAHDHWLSYCVNELTRYRPETRYYRFGLQNVADYLDFVLQRITTFPTLLELMMAAREMVARLDADPALRPLLEGLDRDKFDRALEHRARYLANGYFWPELAMFFRNPDRVAGSFFIKHHSFRVRIDDVEHYLSGLVAYWKYRR from the coding sequence ATGGATCTGTTGAATCGCGCCAGGCAGGTGCTGGCCGCGGCCGACGGCACGCTGCCGGGTGCCGCCGCCACGCCCGAGGCGGGCTGCGTCGCGTTCGTTGCGCTGGGCGACGGTGCGAGCCGCGCACGCGTCACGGCCGGGCGCGGTGCCACCGCCGAAGAGGCCTGGCAGCAGGCGGGCGATGCCGCGCTTGCGCTCGTCCGGCGCATCGGCCTGGAGCCCTGCCGCATGCGCGTGGAAATCGTCGACGAGGTCGAGCCCATGACCTGGGGCGCATTGAAAGAGCGCCTGTCACGCACCAAGCGCAACTACTTCAACCGGGGCGTGTCCTTCGACGCGAAGTTCGAGGTGGCGCTGCTCGCGCCCGAGATCAACGGCAGCGCCATTTTCTACAACGGCACCGTGGAACATGCGGAGCCCAACCCGGGCAACCTGCGCCTGCACGGGCAGAGGCGCTTCGCAAGAGACATCGACTTTCCCTCGGACGACGGCGCGCCGGTGTGGTGCTTCACCACCCGGGGCGCCTACGTCGATGCCGAGGGGGCATGGCCGCTTACGGCCAAGGGCCAGGCCGCGGGCTATCGAACGCTGCCTGAGTGGAATGCAAGCCAGGTGCGCCGCCTTGTGGACACCGCGAGCGACTACCTTGCCGCGCAGGTCAAGCCCTCGGGCGAGTTCTACTACGGATGGTTTCCGTGTTTCGACCGGCCGATTCCCACCTACAACACCCTGCGGCACGCGAGCTCGACCTACGCCCTGCTCGAGGCCTGGGAGCTGACCCGCAGCGACACCCAGAAGGCGGCCATCGACCGTTCGCTGGCCTTTTTGAAGAGCCGGCTCATCCGCCAGGTCGACCTGCCCGACGGCACGCGCGCCGCCTACCTGCTGGATGTGGGCAATGAAATCAAGCTCGGCGGCAATGCGGTGTGCCTGCTGGCGCTGGTCAAGTACACCGAACTCACCGGCGATGCGCAGTACCAGCCGTTGATGGAGCAACTCGCGCTTGGTATACGTGCCATGCAAGACCCGGCGAGCGGACGCTTCGTGCACGTGCTCAACCACCCGGGGCTCGACGTGAAGGATGAGTTCCGCGTTATCTACTACGACGGCGAAGCCGCCTTCGGCCTGATGCGCCTCTACGGCCTCACGCGCGATGAGCGGTGGCTTGCCGTGGTCGAAAAAGCCTTCGAGCATTTCATTGCCGCGGAACATTGGCGCGCGCACGACCATTGGCTGAGCTATTGCGTCAACGAGCTCACGCGCTATCGCCCTGAAACACGCTACTACCGGTTCGGCCTGCAGAACGTGGCCGACTACCTCGATTTCGTGCTGCAGCGCATCACCACTTTTCCGACGCTGCTCGAGCTGATGATGGCCGCGCGCGAAATGGTGGCGCGGCTCGACGCCGACCCCGCGTTGCGCCCGCTGCTCGAAGGGCTCGACCGCGACAAGTTCGACCGTGCGCTCGAGCATCGCGCGCGCTACCTGGCCAACGGTTATTTCTGGCCTGAGCTCGCGATGTTTTTCCGGAACCCCGACCGCGTGGCCGGTTCGTTCTTTATCAAGCACCACAGCTTTCGCGTTCGCATCGACGACGTGGAGCACTATCTTTCGGGCCTCGTCGCCTACTGGAAATACCGCCGATGA
- a CDS encoding GNAT family N-acetyltransferase, whose product MTDTATLAPSIRALTSVNDAHIWQLADVLIDCVEGGASVSFMLPLTRDRALAFWQRVGEGVARGERALLVAEDAQGIVGTVQLVLDQPENQPHRAEVSKMLVHRRARRQGIGAVLMQAAEQLAREAGKTLLVLDTSSAEAERLYARQGWTRVGVIPGFARLPGGEPCDTTYFYRALG is encoded by the coding sequence ATGACAGATACGGCAACACTCGCACCAAGCATTCGCGCCCTGACCAGCGTCAACGACGCGCACATCTGGCAGCTTGCCGATGTGCTCATCGACTGCGTGGAGGGCGGTGCATCCGTCAGCTTCATGCTGCCGCTCACGCGCGATCGCGCACTCGCCTTCTGGCAGCGCGTGGGCGAAGGCGTGGCACGCGGCGAGCGCGCGCTGCTGGTGGCCGAAGATGCGCAAGGCATCGTCGGAACCGTGCAGCTCGTGCTCGATCAGCCAGAGAACCAGCCGCATCGCGCGGAGGTGTCGAAGATGCTCGTGCACCGGCGGGCCAGGCGGCAGGGCATTGGTGCGGTGCTGATGCAGGCCGCCGAGCAGCTTGCCCGCGAAGCGGGAAAGACCTTGCTGGTGCTCGACACATCGAGCGCCGAGGCCGAGCGGCTTTATGCCCGCCAAGGCTGGACGCGCGTTGGCGTGATTCCGGGCTTTGCACGGCTGCCGGGCGGCGAGCCCTGCGACACCACTTACTTCTACCGCGCGCTGGGCTAG